The sequence GGGAATATATTTAAGAATGTCTTCGGTGTTAGACAAGTCGCCGGTCATATCGGTTTCGATGAAACCAGGGGCGACGGCGTTGGCGGTGACGCCTCGGCTGGCCAGCTCTTTAGCCACGGTTTTGGTAAAGCCAATCACCCCTGCCTTGGCGGCACTGTAGTTGGCCTGGCCAGGGTTGCCCATTTGCCCTGCCACCGAGGCAATGTTGATAATGCGACCCGATCGCTGTTTGAGCATCAGCTTGGCCACGGCGCGGGTGCACAAGAATACGCCGGTCAGGTTGAGGTCGATTACCGCCTGCCAGTCTTCGGGTTTCATGCGCAGTAGCAGGGTGTCGCGGGTAATGCCGGCGTTGTTGACTAAAATATCGACCCTGCCAAAGGCCTCTAGGGTGCCGCTAATCAGCGCGTCTACCTGGTCGGCTTTAGAGACATCGGCCTGAATTGCGATCGCACTGCCGCCCCCCTCAACAATCTCAGCGACAACCACTTCTGCCGCCGCACTAGAATTGGCGTAGTTGACCACAACCTGGGCACCCGCCGCCGCTAGGGCGATCGCTACTGCCCGACCAATGCCTCGCGATGCTCCCGTTACAACGGCAACCTGGCCCTTTAGGGATGGGGATGATGTGCTCATGGGGTCACCTCGCTCAGCAAAACGTGCCCACTGTTTTTATCACAAAATGGGATGCGATGGATTGAAAACTAAAGTACAAGGTGAAGAAAGCTTCCTTCGTAGGCTTCTGCCCCAAACTTCGGACTTTTATACTCAAGCCGGATCGCATAAACCCGGTTCCTAAAAGGTAAAATTGTAGGGGAAAATGCCATTCGCCCCGTCGAATCGGGGATAATCAAGCAGGATTTGCTCTAAGAAGAGATTTTTATTGTTGGGGTTGCCGCGTCAGCGGCATGAACGATTGGTATTAGGCTGGGGCTGAGCGTCACATCTTTGTAATTGTCTGTTGAACTTCCAATTAATTAGTCGTCTCAGCAACTTTGGGATCATCACATTCGGCATTGCCAGCCGCTTTCAAGCTGCCGAGCAGACTGGCCACAACCACACACTGCTTGGCGGTGGAGTTGTCAGTGTTAACGCTAATCACAAAGGGTGGAACATCGCTAGTAACTGTGGTGTCACCTTTTCTGAAGGTCGGCGACCCGCGATAGTCAAAAGTTACGGTGTCAAAGCCGGTATCTTTGACCGCTCCTGGACCCACTAGATAGGCTGACAACTTCACGTTACCAAGATTGCTACCTTGACCCAATATTAAGTCAGTTCCATTGACCCTGGCTCTAGGTACAGGGGCATTAGGATCTATAAAGACA is a genomic window of Nodosilinea sp. E11 containing:
- the fabG gene encoding 3-oxoacyl-[acyl-carrier-protein] reductase, producing the protein MSTSSPSLKGQVAVVTGASRGIGRAVAIALAAAGAQVVVNYANSSAAAEVVVAEIVEGGGSAIAIQADVSKADQVDALISGTLEAFGRVDILVNNAGITRDTLLLRMKPEDWQAVIDLNLTGVFLCTRAVAKLMLKQRSGRIINIASVAGQMGNPGQANYSAAKAGVIGFTKTVAKELASRGVTANAVAPGFIETDMTGDLSNTEDILKYIPLGRFGQPEDIAGMVKFLAADPAAAYITGQVFNVDGGMVMA
- a CDS encoding prepilin-type N-terminal cleavage/methylation domain-containing protein; translation: MKPFTVHKINQDSGFTLIEVLVVVIIVGILAGIAAPGWLAFLNRQRANTVRSDLMQTLKNAQQDAIQRRISISVFIDPNAPVPRARVNGTDLILGQGSNLGNVKLSAYLVGPGAVKDTGFDTVTFDYRGSPTFRKGDTTVTSDVPPFVISVNTDNSTAKQCVVVASLLGSLKAAGNAECDDPKVAETTN